The genomic stretch CCTTGCGCGCCTGCACAGACCTGGAACAGCAGGCAGCACGCCTGAAACAACTGGTGGGGAGCTTCCGTATCTAAACACACCGCAAACCAACTGTAGGAGCCACCTCGCTTGGGCTCGACAGCTCCTACATTCAATCTGCGTTGTTTTTGCCAGAGCCGGGCTTTTCGTGCGGCTCTGACTCTTCCTGCAACTGTTCCCACAACCGGGCCGCGTCGGGAAAGTCCGTGCCGTCGTCGGCATCCAGGGCCTCCGGGTCATAGCGACTCAAACATCCCTCGCCCAGCGTGGCAGGCGCTCGGGAAGTAGCTTTATCCAGGGGATCACTCACCGTTCGCTCCTCATGACTGGCACCAATAAAAAAGGCCTGGGTGATTTAACGCCCAGGCCCTTTTTGCTTCAACTAAAAACAGTCGATCAGAACACTACGGTCTTGTTGCCATGCACCAGCACGCGGTCTTCCAGGTGATAGCGCAGGCCACGGGCCAGAACCATTTTCTCGACATCACGGCCGAAGCGCACCATGTCTTCAATGCTGTCGCTGTGGCTGACGCGTACCACGTCCTGCTCAATGATGGGACCCGCGTCCAGCTCTTCGGTGACATAGTGGCAGGTTGCGCCGATCAGCTTCACCCCACGCAGGGACGCCTGGTGGTACGGCTTGGCACCGACAAACGACGGCAGGAAGCTATGGTGAATGTTGATCACCTTGCCTGCATATTCGCGGCACAGTTCCGGCGGCAGAATTTGCATGTAGCGCGCCAGAACCACGACATCCGCTTCATGCTGTTCGACCAGGCGCGAGACTTCGGTGAAGGCCGGCTGTTTATCCTGCGAGTCGACCGGCACGTGGTAGTACGGAATGCCATGCCACTCAACCATGCTGCGCAAGTCGTCGTGGTTGGAAATCACACAGGCAATTTCACAGTCCAGCTCATCGCTGTGCCAGCGGTGCAGCAAGTCTGCCAGGCAATGGGATTCGCGGCTGGCCATCAGGACCACGCGTTTTTTCTGCTCGGTGTCAGTGATGCGCCATGTCATCGAAAACTCTTCGGCGATAGGCGCAAATGCCTCGCGAAATGCCTCCAGGCCAAAGGGCAACGTGTCAGCACGAATTTCGTGACGCATGAAAAACCAACCACTGAGATTGTCCGAGTGATGACTCGCTTCGGTGATCCAGCCGTTGTGGGAGGCCAGAAAGTTACTGACTTTAGCGACGATACCAACCCGATCCG from Pseudomonas fluorescens encodes the following:
- the purU gene encoding formyltetrahydrofolate deformylase, whose translation is MRTFRLVIACPDRVGIVAKVSNFLASHNGWITEASHHSDNLSGWFFMRHEIRADTLPFGLEAFREAFAPIAEEFSMTWRITDTEQKKRVVLMASRESHCLADLLHRWHSDELDCEIACVISNHDDLRSMVEWHGIPYYHVPVDSQDKQPAFTEVSRLVEQHEADVVVLARYMQILPPELCREYAGKVINIHHSFLPSFVGAKPYHQASLRGVKLIGATCHYVTEELDAGPIIEQDVVRVSHSDSIEDMVRFGRDVEKMVLARGLRYHLEDRVLVHGNKTVVF